One region of Streptomyces subrutilus genomic DNA includes:
- a CDS encoding MarR family winged helix-turn-helix transcriptional regulator, with amino-acid sequence MRDLTHGDDAAAVNDLRSAVMRLGRRLKHQRVDESLSPTEMSVLSTLAGCGQATPGELARREHVQPPSMTRIVALLEAKGLVTLEPHPDDRRQKVVRQTEEAEAMLEESRRKRNAFLAGLAAELTEDEWAKLREAAPVLEKLAHL; translated from the coding sequence ATGCGTGACCTTACCCATGGCGACGATGCTGCCGCCGTGAACGACCTGCGCTCCGCCGTCATGCGGCTGGGCCGGCGCCTGAAGCACCAGCGCGTCGACGAATCGCTGAGCCCTACCGAGATGTCGGTCCTCAGCACCCTCGCCGGCTGCGGCCAGGCCACACCCGGTGAGCTGGCCCGGCGGGAACACGTCCAGCCGCCTTCGATGACGCGCATCGTCGCGTTGCTGGAAGCCAAGGGACTGGTCACGCTGGAACCGCACCCCGACGACCGCCGCCAGAAGGTGGTCCGCCAGACGGAGGAGGCCGAAGCGATGCTCGAGGAGAGCCGCCGCAAGCGCAACGCCTTCCTGGCCGGGCTCGCGGCCGAGCTGACCGAGGACGAATGGGCCAAGCTGCGCGAGGCCGCCCCCGTCCTGGAGAAGCTCGCGCACCTGTAA
- a CDS encoding MFS transporter, whose protein sequence is MSTGNGADSAPGHISTPDTSPAGTAGKNSMFSSLKIRNYRLFATGQVISNTGTWMQRIAQDWLVLSLTGSASAVGITIALQFLPMLMFGLYGGVLADRLPKRPLLLATQTAMGLTGVALAVLTLAGHVQVWHVYLAAFLLGLVTVVDNPARQTMVPEMVGKDQLANAVSLNSANFQSARLVGPALAGVLITAFGSGWAFLLNGLSFAAPIAGLLMMRTGELHPVQPRPRAKGQLREGLRYVAGRPELVWPIVLVGFIGTFGFNFPIWLSAYVSEVFHGDAGTYGLFNTLIAVGSLAGALLAARRGHSRLRLLVAAAVLFSVLLTVTAFAPGFWLFAALLVPIGIFGLTVNVTANSSVQMATDPEMRGRVMALFMMVFTGGTPLGAPLLGWITDTYGARIGMASGGVISLLASVSVAVVLARVGNLRLRVNRHGVTFVPAVREPELVPAA, encoded by the coding sequence TTGAGTACGGGAAACGGAGCAGACTCCGCACCCGGCCACATATCCACCCCCGACACTTCCCCCGCGGGCACCGCGGGCAAGAACTCCATGTTCAGCTCGCTGAAGATCCGGAACTACCGGCTCTTCGCGACCGGTCAGGTCATCTCGAACACCGGCACCTGGATGCAGCGGATCGCCCAGGACTGGCTGGTCCTCTCCCTGACCGGCTCGGCCTCCGCCGTCGGCATCACCATCGCCCTGCAGTTCCTGCCGATGCTGATGTTCGGTCTCTACGGAGGCGTACTCGCCGACCGGCTGCCCAAGCGGCCGCTGCTGCTCGCCACCCAGACCGCGATGGGCCTGACCGGCGTGGCCCTGGCCGTGCTCACCCTGGCGGGACACGTCCAGGTCTGGCACGTCTACCTCGCCGCGTTCCTGCTCGGCCTGGTCACCGTCGTCGACAACCCGGCCCGGCAGACCATGGTCCCCGAGATGGTCGGCAAGGACCAGCTCGCCAACGCCGTCAGTCTGAATTCGGCCAACTTCCAGTCCGCACGGCTGGTCGGCCCGGCCCTCGCCGGTGTGCTGATCACCGCGTTCGGCTCCGGCTGGGCCTTCCTGCTGAACGGGCTGTCCTTCGCCGCGCCCATCGCCGGCCTGCTGATGATGCGGACGGGCGAACTGCACCCGGTCCAGCCGCGGCCCCGCGCCAAGGGGCAGCTCCGCGAAGGCCTGCGCTACGTCGCCGGCCGGCCGGAGCTGGTCTGGCCGATCGTCCTCGTCGGCTTCATCGGCACCTTCGGCTTCAACTTCCCGATCTGGCTGTCGGCGTACGTGAGCGAGGTGTTCCACGGCGACGCGGGCACCTACGGGCTCTTCAACACCCTGATCGCGGTCGGCTCCCTCGCGGGCGCCCTGCTCGCCGCCCGGCGCGGGCACTCCCGGCTGCGGCTGCTGGTGGCGGCGGCCGTGCTGTTCTCGGTACTGCTGACCGTGACGGCCTTCGCGCCCGGCTTCTGGCTGTTCGCGGCGCTGCTCGTGCCCATCGGGATCTTCGGGCTGACGGTCAACGTGACGGCGAACTCCAGCGTGCAGATGGCGACCGACCCCGAGATGCGGGGGCGGGTCATGGCCCTGTTCATGATGGTCTTCACCGGCGGCACGCCGCTGGGCGCGCCGCTGCTGGGCTGGATCACGGACACCTACGGGGCGCGGATCGGGATGGCCTCGGGAGGGGTGATCTCGCTGCTCGCCTCTGTCTCCGTCGCGGTGGTCCTGGCCCGGGTGGGCAACCTGCGGCTCCGGGTGAACCGGCACGGCGTCACCTTCGTCCCGGCGGTGCGCGAGCCCGAGCTGGTCCCGGCGGCCTGA
- a CDS encoding DUF3027 domain-containing protein, protein MSAATTRSRTPRTPDRLCVEAVDLARAAAEEAAFPGVVGEHVSAVAEGDRVVTHFFEAKEPGYRGWRWAVTVTRASRAKNVTLDETVLLPGEDALLAPEWVPWSERLRPGDMGPGDLLPTDAEDLRLEPGWSGEDAPPPNSVVSAEMAELVEAEDADVIDRAVVPVRGSITSVAEELGMRRARVLSRYGLHSAADRWDESFGAKTPMAQAAPASCVSCGFLVAIGGSLGQAFGVCANEFSPADGRLVSLSYGCGGHSEAAVMPAPLRPAPPVLDSMATDEFPLRPSADTGSVPTADLPAADLGHS, encoded by the coding sequence GTGAGTGCTGCGACGACGCGAAGCCGTACCCCGCGTACCCCCGACCGCCTGTGCGTCGAGGCGGTAGACCTCGCCCGCGCGGCCGCCGAGGAGGCCGCCTTCCCCGGTGTGGTGGGCGAGCACGTCTCCGCGGTGGCGGAGGGGGACCGGGTCGTCACCCACTTCTTCGAGGCCAAGGAGCCGGGCTACCGCGGCTGGCGCTGGGCCGTCACCGTGACCCGCGCCTCCCGCGCCAAGAACGTCACCCTCGACGAAACGGTGCTGCTCCCCGGCGAGGACGCGCTGCTGGCCCCCGAGTGGGTGCCGTGGAGCGAGCGGCTGCGCCCCGGCGACATGGGCCCGGGCGACCTGCTGCCCACCGACGCCGAGGACCTGCGGCTGGAGCCGGGCTGGTCGGGCGAGGACGCGCCGCCGCCGAACTCGGTGGTCTCCGCGGAGATGGCCGAGCTGGTCGAGGCGGAGGACGCGGACGTCATCGACCGCGCGGTGGTCCCGGTCCGCGGGTCCATCACGTCGGTGGCCGAGGAACTGGGCATGCGACGTGCCCGGGTGCTCTCGCGGTACGGGCTGCACAGCGCGGCCGACCGCTGGGACGAGTCGTTCGGCGCGAAGACGCCGATGGCGCAGGCGGCGCCGGCGTCCTGCGTCTCCTGCGGGTTCCTGGTCGCGATCGGAGGCTCGCTGGGGCAGGCCTTCGGTGTCTGCGCGAACGAGTTCAGCCCGGCCGACGGGCGGCTGGTCTCGCTCTCGTACGGGTGCGGCGGGCACTCCGAGGCCGCGGTCATGCCGGCCCCGCTGAGGCCGGCTCCGCCGGTGCTCGACTCGATGGCCACGGACGAGTTCCCCCTGCGCCCGTCCGCCGACACCGGCTCGGTCCCCACGGCCGACCTCCCCGCCGCCGATCTGGGCCACTCGTAG
- a CDS encoding NCS2 family permease — MSTPAPAPAPAASAPEPGPRETSVLDRHFRISERGSTVAREVRGGFATFFAMAYIIVLNPIILGSAKDMYGHQLDGGQLVTATVLTAAFTTLLMGVIGNVPIALAAGLGVNTVVALQLAPRMSWADAMGMVVLAGFVVMLLVATGLRERVMNAVPVGLRKGIAIGIGLFIMLIGLVDSGFVTRIPDAAHTTVPLQLGTGGHLHGWPVLIFVIGVLLTLALLIRKTPGAILISIVAMTVVAVAVQLLADLPDEAWGLTVPAWPGNPVAAPDFGLVGQVSLFGGFEKVGMLTGVLFVFTVLLSCFFDAMGTILGVGDEAKLIDKDGNFPGINRVLLIDGLAVASGGATSSSATTCFVESTAGVGEGARTGLANVVTGGLFTVALFLTPLATMVPSQAATPALVAVGFLILAGSVKDIDWSDFTIAVPAFLAMVMMPFTYSITNGIGIGFVSFCVLRAATGRGREVPVAMYAVSAVFVFYYAMPALGLT, encoded by the coding sequence ATGAGCACCCCTGCCCCGGCCCCCGCCCCCGCGGCCAGCGCCCCGGAACCCGGCCCTCGGGAGACCTCGGTCCTCGACCGCCACTTCCGGATCTCCGAGCGCGGCTCGACCGTCGCCCGCGAGGTCCGGGGCGGCTTCGCGACCTTCTTCGCGATGGCCTACATCATCGTGCTGAACCCGATCATCCTGGGCAGCGCGAAGGACATGTACGGCCACCAGCTCGACGGCGGCCAGCTCGTCACCGCGACCGTCCTGACGGCCGCGTTCACCACGCTCCTCATGGGCGTCATCGGCAACGTCCCGATCGCGCTCGCCGCCGGCCTCGGCGTCAACACCGTCGTGGCCCTCCAGCTCGCCCCGCGCATGAGCTGGGCCGACGCCATGGGCATGGTGGTGCTGGCCGGCTTCGTGGTGATGCTGCTCGTCGCCACCGGCCTGCGCGAGCGCGTCATGAACGCCGTCCCGGTGGGCCTGCGCAAGGGCATCGCCATCGGCATCGGCCTGTTCATCATGCTGATCGGCCTGGTCGACTCGGGGTTCGTCACCCGCATCCCCGACGCCGCGCACACCACCGTCCCGCTCCAACTCGGCACGGGCGGCCACCTGCACGGGTGGCCCGTACTGATCTTCGTCATCGGCGTGCTGCTGACCCTCGCCCTGCTGATCCGCAAGACGCCGGGCGCGATCCTGATCTCCATCGTCGCGATGACGGTCGTCGCGGTCGCCGTCCAGCTCCTCGCCGACCTGCCGGACGAGGCCTGGGGCCTGACCGTCCCCGCGTGGCCGGGCAACCCGGTGGCCGCCCCCGACTTCGGGCTCGTCGGCCAGGTCAGCCTGTTCGGCGGGTTCGAGAAGGTCGGGATGCTGACCGGCGTCCTGTTCGTCTTCACCGTGCTGCTGTCGTGCTTCTTCGACGCCATGGGCACGATCCTCGGCGTCGGCGACGAGGCCAAGCTGATCGACAAGGACGGCAACTTCCCCGGCATCAACCGGGTCCTGCTGATCGACGGCCTCGCGGTCGCCTCGGGCGGCGCGACGTCCTCCTCGGCCACCACCTGCTTCGTGGAGTCCACGGCCGGGGTCGGCGAGGGCGCCCGTACCGGCCTGGCGAACGTCGTGACCGGCGGCCTGTTCACCGTGGCCCTGTTCCTGACCCCGCTCGCCACCATGGTCCCGTCCCAGGCGGCCACCCCCGCCCTGGTGGCGGTCGGCTTCCTGATCCTGGCGGGCTCGGTCAAGGACATCGACTGGAGCGACTTCACCATCGCGGTCCCGGCCTTCCTGGCCATGGTGATGATGCCCTTCACCTACTCGATCACCAACGGCATCGGCATCGGATTCGTGAGCTTCTGCGTACTGCGCGCCGCGACCGGCCGGGGCCGCGAGGTCCCCGTGGCCATGTACGCGGTGTCGGCGGTGTTCGTCTTCTACTACGCGATGCCGGCCCTCGGCCTCACGTAG
- a CDS encoding aldo/keto reductase — MKYTQLGRTGLKVSRLVLGTMNFGPQTDEPTSHRILDDALAAGLNFVDTANVYGWGENKGRTEEILGTWFAQGGGRRDKTVLATKVYGNMAGDGDPWPNHDRLSALNIRRAVEASLKRLQTDYIDLYQFHHVDRRTPIEEIWQAVDVLIQQGKVLYAGSSNFPGYKIAQANETAARRGTVGLVSEQCLYNLAERRAEMEVIPAAQEYGLGVIPWSPLHGGLLGGVIKKEVEGGRRASGRSADALANTAVRAQVQAYEDLLDKHGLEPGETALAWLLTRPGVTGPIVGPRTSEQLGSALRALELELGEEVLAGLDEIFPGPGPSPEAFAW; from the coding sequence ATGAAGTACACGCAGCTCGGACGCACCGGACTCAAGGTCAGCCGACTCGTTCTCGGCACGATGAACTTCGGTCCGCAGACAGACGAACCCACCAGCCACCGCATCCTGGACGACGCCCTCGCCGCAGGCCTGAACTTCGTCGACACCGCCAACGTCTACGGCTGGGGTGAGAACAAGGGCCGCACCGAGGAGATCCTCGGAACCTGGTTCGCCCAGGGCGGCGGCCGACGCGACAAGACCGTCCTCGCCACCAAGGTCTACGGGAACATGGCCGGCGACGGCGACCCGTGGCCCAACCACGACCGGCTCTCCGCGCTGAACATCCGGCGGGCCGTCGAGGCGAGCCTGAAGCGGCTCCAGACCGACTACATCGACCTGTACCAGTTCCACCACGTCGACCGCCGGACCCCCATCGAGGAGATCTGGCAGGCCGTCGACGTACTGATCCAGCAGGGCAAGGTCCTCTACGCCGGGTCCTCGAACTTCCCCGGCTACAAGATCGCCCAGGCGAACGAGACCGCCGCCCGGCGCGGCACGGTCGGGCTCGTCAGCGAGCAGTGCCTCTACAACCTCGCCGAACGGCGCGCCGAGATGGAGGTCATCCCGGCCGCCCAGGAGTACGGGCTCGGGGTCATCCCGTGGTCCCCGCTGCACGGCGGTCTGCTGGGCGGGGTCATCAAGAAGGAGGTCGAGGGCGGGCGCCGGGCCTCCGGCCGGTCGGCGGACGCGCTGGCCAACACCGCGGTACGGGCGCAGGTGCAGGCGTACGAGGACCTCCTCGACAAGCACGGCCTGGAACCCGGCGAGACGGCGCTGGCCTGGCTGCTGACCCGGCCCGGGGTGACGGGCCCGATCGTCGGCCCGCGCACCTCCGAGCAGCTCGGCAGTGCCCTGCGCGCGCTGGAGCTGGAGCTGGGCGAGGAGGTCCTGGCCGGCCTCGACGAGATCTTCCCCGGGCCGGGCCCCTCCCCGGAGGCCTTCGCCTGGTGA
- a CDS encoding helix-turn-helix domain-containing protein — protein MAGPGGARPKGPQRPDPAAAAPEFRSWAALMRRVHDELYLELAPADRPTVRALADAAHLSPGYVSEAFSGKRRPGLSAFRAIVGALGGDPGAWEPRWHRAQARQQPAAEPPPAPLPGVADDSPADPCPHGPGQPPSGHGADLRRYPVRRFVRAVLAWAAAVFTLPVRVRRDKRAVRMRRRLIKQVMARAAEDLERAEAHHYLEPRFVILEEPAQEPPGGRRRSRTHRRTELVPVPTGVSSVRALYEDLDELVVLGRPGMGKTTQLARLAHRLAEEALAGDDAGDPAYIPVYLRLDSYRGEPIEEWLAAVMSRFQGVSGVLVRTWLDEHLLLPVLDGLDEVPEADRPQCVRELLRLRELCPGMAVGCRTDEGDLRRLVRGLRALRYVEIQPPTRQDVQAFLNADRAALADVHAALEENQDLWPLLQSPMMLHVIRVAYAGRPADDLRLGGAAAERRSRIFDAYVAQCLLRERPRPDGAPERTLTWLTWLARTLTARGEHVLYLDRLDLSWLSRREGALPRVVPTVAMAACALGIPVLWVAAADRAGVLHAGVPGAAAVALALVCNTAAQAFRSDEHFLRMPEGEDADGRGRRGDVLIPIRNNSVTMAVILFCLLLTGVDLAAPGPVVVALAYLWVMTTQMEGALTDVFSPVEQLRWTWRRRERAVFSAGRFPVKRMALSGLVWIAVQALVGYVVHLLCPDPAWIAPVAAFALGWAYVLGNQFEPSLQDRRPRPNEGVRRTVRFSLVHGFAALVVAAVLLTALIGLASPGQDLRRAGFVAALLGLLFAVVRGFRYGGLAVVRHWTIRAVLAHRGRTPYRYRRFLYTAEQRILLFRTDSGFFFPHRLIQLHLDTTAEELLPRVTPAP, from the coding sequence ATGGCAGGACCTGGGGGAGCCCGCCCGAAGGGCCCGCAGCGCCCCGATCCGGCGGCGGCCGCACCGGAGTTCCGGTCCTGGGCGGCGCTCATGCGCCGCGTCCACGACGAGCTCTACCTGGAGCTGGCACCGGCGGACCGCCCCACGGTCAGGGCGCTGGCCGACGCGGCCCACCTCAGCCCCGGCTACGTCTCCGAGGCGTTCTCCGGCAAGCGGCGCCCGGGGCTGAGCGCCTTCCGCGCGATCGTCGGGGCGCTGGGCGGGGACCCCGGCGCGTGGGAGCCGCGCTGGCACCGGGCGCAGGCCCGGCAGCAGCCGGCCGCGGAGCCGCCGCCCGCGCCCCTTCCCGGGGTCGCGGACGACAGCCCCGCGGACCCCTGCCCCCACGGGCCGGGGCAGCCCCCGTCGGGGCACGGCGCGGATCTGCGGCGTTACCCCGTACGCCGCTTCGTGCGGGCCGTCCTGGCGTGGGCGGCGGCGGTGTTCACCCTCCCGGTGCGCGTCCGCAGGGACAAGCGCGCGGTGCGGATGCGGCGCCGGCTGATCAAACAGGTCATGGCGAGGGCGGCCGAGGACCTCGAGCGTGCCGAGGCCCACCACTACCTGGAACCGCGGTTCGTGATCCTCGAGGAGCCGGCGCAGGAGCCCCCCGGGGGCAGGCGCCGCAGCAGGACGCACCGGCGGACGGAGCTCGTGCCGGTGCCGACCGGGGTGAGCAGCGTCCGTGCGCTCTACGAGGACCTGGACGAGCTGGTGGTGCTGGGCCGGCCCGGCATGGGCAAGACCACGCAGCTCGCCCGGCTCGCCCACCGACTGGCCGAGGAGGCCCTGGCCGGGGACGACGCCGGGGACCCCGCGTACATCCCGGTCTACCTGCGCCTCGACAGCTACCGGGGCGAGCCGATCGAGGAATGGCTGGCCGCCGTGATGAGCAGGTTCCAGGGCGTCTCCGGGGTGCTGGTGCGCACCTGGCTGGACGAGCACCTGCTGCTTCCGGTGCTGGACGGCCTGGACGAGGTCCCGGAGGCGGACCGGCCCCAGTGCGTGCGGGAGTTGCTGCGCCTGCGCGAGCTGTGCCCCGGCATGGCCGTCGGCTGCCGGACGGACGAGGGCGACCTGCGGCGCCTCGTCCGCGGGCTGCGGGCGCTGCGCTACGTCGAGATCCAGCCGCCGACCCGGCAGGACGTCCAGGCCTTCCTCAACGCCGACCGGGCGGCCCTCGCCGACGTGCACGCGGCGCTGGAGGAGAACCAGGACCTGTGGCCGCTGCTGCAGTCGCCGATGATGCTCCACGTCATCCGCGTCGCCTACGCCGGCCGGCCGGCGGACGACCTGCGCCTGGGGGGCGCCGCCGCGGAGCGCCGGAGCCGGATCTTCGACGCCTACGTGGCGCAGTGCCTGCTGCGCGAGCGTCCGCGGCCGGACGGCGCCCCGGAGCGGACGCTGACCTGGCTGACCTGGCTGGCCCGGACGCTCACCGCACGCGGCGAGCACGTCCTGTACCTGGACCGGCTGGATCTGAGCTGGCTCTCGCGCCGGGAGGGGGCCCTGCCGCGGGTCGTCCCCACCGTGGCCATGGCCGCCTGCGCCCTCGGGATCCCCGTGCTGTGGGTGGCGGCGGCCGACCGGGCCGGGGTGCTGCACGCCGGCGTGCCGGGCGCCGCGGCGGTGGCCCTGGCCCTGGTGTGCAACACGGCGGCGCAGGCGTTCAGGTCGGACGAGCACTTCCTGCGGATGCCGGAGGGTGAGGACGCGGACGGCAGGGGCCGGCGCGGAGACGTGCTGATCCCCATCAGGAACAACAGCGTGACGATGGCGGTCATCCTGTTCTGTCTGCTGCTGACGGGAGTGGACCTGGCGGCGCCGGGCCCCGTCGTGGTGGCACTCGCCTACCTGTGGGTCATGACCACCCAGATGGAAGGCGCCCTCACCGACGTCTTCTCACCCGTGGAGCAGTTGCGGTGGACCTGGCGGCGCCGCGAGCGGGCGGTCTTCTCGGCGGGCAGGTTCCCCGTGAAGCGCATGGCCTTGTCGGGCCTCGTGTGGATCGCCGTCCAGGCCCTGGTCGGCTACGTGGTCCACCTGCTCTGCCCGGACCCGGCGTGGATCGCTCCGGTCGCGGCCTTCGCGCTGGGGTGGGCCTACGTCCTCGGCAACCAGTTCGAACCCTCGCTGCAGGACCGGCGCCCCCGTCCCAACGAGGGGGTCCGCCGCACGGTCCGCTTCTCCCTGGTCCACGGGTTCGCGGCGCTGGTCGTGGCCGCGGTGCTGCTGACCGCGCTCATCGGACTGGCCTCGCCGGGACAGGACCTGCGGCGCGCGGGCTTCGTCGCGGCCCTGCTGGGCCTGCTGTTCGCCGTGGTGCGCGGCTTCCGCTACGGGGGACTGGCGGTGGTCCGCCACTGGACGATCCGCGCGGTGCTCGCCCACCGGGGGCGCACCCCCTACCGCTACCGGCGCTTCCTGTACACCGCCGAGCAGCGCATCCTGCTCTTCCGCACGGACAGCGGGTTCTTCTTCCCGCACCGCCTGATCCAGCTGCACTTGGACACCACCGCCGAGGAGCTGCTGCCCCGGGTGACGCCCGCGCCGTGA
- a CDS encoding GDSL-type esterase/lipase family protein, which yields MRFMFVGDSMTIGRAGDYTWRYRMWQHLGSTPGGPYEIVGPRRALYDTSADAPTSHSYADPDFPQDARRHLAGWGEGWQHMAPLIGPAAGAGRANVLLVSLGLIDLGFYTGAEDTAANVRRFVAAARQARPGIRMVLLPVIPNIRAEEDAPFAAEVARFNELLAKAVADLTTAASPILLGARPDAYDIHRDTYDGTHPNASGEHRLAGEFAAVLHQGWGIGGPYRPRD from the coding sequence ATGCGTTTCATGTTCGTCGGCGACTCCATGACCATCGGACGCGCCGGCGACTACACCTGGCGCTACCGGATGTGGCAGCACCTGGGTTCCACCCCCGGCGGTCCGTACGAGATAGTCGGCCCGCGCCGCGCGCTGTACGACACCTCCGCCGACGCGCCCACCAGCCACTCCTACGCCGACCCGGACTTCCCGCAGGACGCCCGCCGCCACCTGGCCGGCTGGGGCGAGGGCTGGCAGCACATGGCCCCCCTCATCGGGCCCGCCGCCGGGGCCGGCCGGGCCAACGTCCTGCTCGTCTCCCTCGGACTGATCGACCTCGGCTTCTACACCGGCGCCGAGGACACCGCCGCCAACGTCCGCCGCTTCGTCGCGGCCGCCCGTCAGGCCCGCCCCGGCATCCGGATGGTGCTGCTGCCGGTGATCCCCAACATCCGCGCCGAGGAGGACGCGCCCTTCGCTGCCGAAGTGGCCCGCTTCAACGAGCTTTTGGCGAAGGCGGTGGCCGACCTGACCACCGCCGCCTCACCGATCCTGCTGGGCGCCCGCCCGGACGCGTACGACATCCACCGCGACACCTACGACGGGACCCACCCCAACGCCTCGGGCGAACACCGCCTGGCGGGCGAGTTCGCCGCGGTCCTCCACCAGGGCTGGGGCATCGGCGGCCCCTACCGCCCGCGGGACTAG
- a CDS encoding DUF2530 domain-containing protein, protein MAKWTPKHEAPEPLEGPVVATVTGGTILWFVLFVVQLPFYGWFSDRGQLWWVWTCAAGGFLGLIGVWYVRGRDAALKRHAAAATAPGGPAGPDRQAGQA, encoded by the coding sequence ATGGCGAAATGGACTCCGAAGCACGAGGCGCCCGAGCCCCTTGAGGGTCCGGTCGTCGCCACCGTCACCGGCGGCACGATCCTGTGGTTCGTCCTCTTCGTCGTCCAGCTCCCCTTCTACGGGTGGTTCTCCGACCGGGGACAGCTGTGGTGGGTCTGGACCTGCGCGGCCGGCGGCTTCCTCGGCCTGATCGGCGTCTGGTACGTCCGCGGCCGCGACGCCGCCCTCAAGCGCCACGCCGCCGCCGCTACCGCCCCGGGCGGGCCGGCCGGACCGGATCGGCAGGCCGGGCAGGCCTGA
- the thpR gene encoding RNA 2',3'-cyclic phosphodiesterase produces the protein MRLFAAVLPPDAAVAELARAVRTVRDDRLTWTGEAGWHFTLAFMGEVGDQLLPDLHARLARAAHRTAPFPLRLHGAGHFGERALWIGAAGDLDGMRLLAERADAAARRAGVAMEQHRRYTPHLTLARSREGAPLRPYLDALADFEGAPWQADTLSLVRSNLPVGGVPGEQPRYETVGAWPLTG, from the coding sequence ATGAGACTGTTCGCGGCCGTGCTGCCGCCCGACGCGGCCGTCGCCGAGCTCGCCCGGGCCGTGCGGACCGTGCGCGACGACCGGTTGACCTGGACCGGCGAAGCCGGCTGGCACTTCACGCTCGCCTTCATGGGCGAGGTCGGGGACCAGCTGCTCCCCGACCTGCACGCCCGCCTGGCCCGCGCGGCACACCGCACCGCCCCGTTCCCGCTGCGCCTGCACGGCGCCGGCCACTTCGGCGAGCGCGCGCTGTGGATCGGCGCCGCCGGGGACCTCGACGGGATGCGGCTGCTCGCGGAGCGGGCCGACGCCGCCGCGCGGCGGGCCGGGGTGGCCATGGAGCAGCACCGCCGCTACACCCCGCACCTCACCCTGGCCCGTTCCCGTGAAGGCGCACCGCTGCGGCCCTACCTCGACGCCCTCGCGGACTTCGAGGGCGCCCCCTGGCAGGCCGACACCCTGAGCCTGGTGCGCAGCAACCTGCCGGTCGGCGGGGTGCCCGGCGAGCAGCCCCGCTACGAGACCGTCGGGGCCTGGCCGCTCACCGGCTGA